One part of the Clostridium thermosuccinogenes genome encodes these proteins:
- a CDS encoding serine/threonine protein kinase, which produces MNAKLFEGNYRILSTLGKGGMGTVYLAENIRLGTLWAIKEITRKSGSKTDMFVEPNILKKLNHPALPRIFDILEDEESIYLIVDYIDGENLEEILKREGKFPEAKVIDWAKQLCDVLNYLHTFKPNPIIYRDIKPSNIMLTKDEKIKLIDFGIAREYKEDAGSDTVYIGTRGYAAPEQYGLGQTSVASDIYSLGITMFHLLTGISPMDPSFELKPVRYFDKDLSVGIERIISKCTMYNPSERYSKAMELHTALEQLESSQRSSFLGNSEVRLGDAVTLSTAPEGRIISFKKLIITVFDNAEFACELAYTAARCTNLNVLLLDLDTLNATADEYLNVPKYPKNIRSFEEPLDNTGLNICMDAADKKILTRELFLESLIQKLKNFYILTGNYNLSNFEYYSEASLNTLIEKAYELFDITIIITNGFIYDAFTLIALRKSDYNIAAVKADKITVRKINRYLVYLKEKQNIPPEKTKFVAYEYNGRTDLRKDIMNELTEGNYIGWVSCSQKRQVYRNMRPTYAKNMDKKIRNEYIHILSRFNIVPRRTLLGTIRDSLTLGMRKLRKAFAMRRKAENA; this is translated from the coding sequence ATGAATGCTAAACTGTTTGAAGGTAACTACAGGATTCTCTCAACTCTTGGAAAAGGTGGGATGGGCACGGTGTACCTGGCGGAAAACATACGACTGGGAACACTGTGGGCAATCAAGGAAATTACCAGAAAGTCCGGATCTAAAACCGATATGTTTGTAGAGCCTAATATTCTTAAAAAGCTAAATCACCCTGCCCTTCCAAGAATTTTTGACATATTGGAGGATGAAGAATCCATATATCTCATCGTTGATTATATTGATGGAGAAAATCTGGAAGAAATCCTGAAAAGAGAGGGAAAATTCCCGGAAGCAAAAGTAATCGACTGGGCAAAACAGCTCTGTGATGTTCTCAATTATCTCCATACTTTTAAGCCAAACCCCATCATATACAGGGATATCAAACCATCCAACATCATGCTCACAAAAGATGAAAAAATAAAATTGATTGACTTTGGAATTGCCAGGGAGTATAAGGAGGATGCCGGCAGCGATACCGTTTATATAGGAACTAGAGGTTATGCGGCTCCGGAACAGTATGGACTGGGCCAGACCAGTGTGGCCAGCGATATATACAGCCTTGGCATAACCATGTTCCATCTGCTGACCGGTATCAGCCCAATGGACCCATCTTTTGAACTGAAGCCGGTGAGATATTTTGATAAAGACCTTTCTGTGGGAATTGAACGCATAATCAGCAAGTGCACCATGTATAATCCATCTGAAAGATATTCAAAAGCTATGGAGCTCCATACAGCCTTGGAGCAATTGGAAAGTTCTCAAAGGAGTAGCTTTCTGGGGAACTCAGAAGTGAGGTTGGGAGATGCTGTGACACTTTCCACAGCGCCAGAAGGCAGGATCATCAGCTTCAAGAAACTCATCATCACGGTTTTTGACAATGCGGAATTCGCATGCGAGTTGGCTTATACGGCTGCCCGCTGCACAAATCTGAACGTACTGCTGCTGGATCTCGATACCCTAAACGCCACCGCCGACGAATATCTTAATGTACCAAAATATCCGAAAAATATCCGTTCCTTTGAAGAACCACTGGACAATACCGGTCTCAACATCTGCATGGATGCGGCAGATAAGAAGATTTTAACCAGGGAGCTGTTCCTGGAGTCATTGATACAGAAACTGAAGAATTTCTATATACTAACCGGCAATTACAACCTCTCCAACTTTGAATATTATAGTGAAGCGAGCTTAAATACCCTGATTGAAAAAGCTTATGAGCTTTTTGACATTACGATCATTATAACGAACGGCTTTATTTATGATGCTTTTACTCTCATAGCCCTTCGTAAGTCCGATTATAATATAGCTGCGGTAAAGGCAGATAAAATCACAGTCAGAAAAATCAACAGATACCTTGTCTATCTTAAAGAGAAACAGAACATTCCACCGGAAAAGACCAAGTTTGTCGCTTATGAATATAACGGCCGGACTGACCTCAGGAAGGATATTATGAATGAGCTTACAGAAGGAAATTACATAGGTTGGGTGAGCTGCAGCCAGAAACGCCAGGTTTACCGGAATATGAGGCCGACGTATGCCAAAAACATGGATAAAAAAATCCGGAACGAATATATCCACATTCTTTCCAGGTTCAATATCGTACCCAGAAGGACATTGCTTGGCACCATAAGGGACAGCTTGACTCTGGGAATGAGAAAGCTCAGGAAGGCATTTGCCATGAGGAGAAAGGCAGAGAATGCCTGA
- a CDS encoding ATPase, T2SS/T4P/T4SS family — protein MPVVQTLNKCDESIVHPGKSSVNDLVEKITFDILREIPQLVVEVESGNLDKRMLEKEIIRNIDKNKYFLGSSREELIRKVFDYMFGYWDLEQYIQDESISDIDGIRYDYFTVKRNGIKEEIPLKFSTEQQFDSFCKLVAIRNGGILNENDSHCRVTDEKNRLRINVSIRPRNITGPAINIRKHPKESPGLKELEQQGMMDGRLRAFFEELACSSANIVFCGKGAAGKTTLLRALSKSFDSKERVLVCESDSEIYPDNPNFIVQRIKKNNEGGKAITLRDLVKDGLTMSLDTYIIGEIVGDEAWEFVKAGLTGHRILATTHSQSSEDVFDRLITLIKSANVDHTEKTLRRMLASSIDVVVLLKKFKVVEVIEVIGYDEHKDTINTACLFGFNILEEDEERISGEFVQHGEISGKLGKKMMKKG, from the coding sequence ATGCCGGTAGTTCAAACCTTGAACAAATGTGATGAAAGTATTGTCCACCCGGGAAAAAGCTCAGTGAATGATCTGGTAGAAAAAATCACTTTTGATATATTGAGAGAAATACCTCAGCTGGTAGTGGAAGTGGAATCCGGAAACCTCGATAAAAGGATGCTGGAAAAAGAAATTATCAGAAATATTGATAAAAACAAGTACTTTTTAGGAAGCAGCAGGGAAGAGCTGATAAGAAAAGTCTTTGATTATATGTTCGGATACTGGGATCTGGAGCAGTATATTCAGGATGAGAGCATAAGTGATATCGACGGGATACGGTATGATTATTTCACTGTAAAGAGAAATGGTATAAAAGAGGAGATTCCTCTGAAGTTTTCCACAGAACAACAATTTGATAGTTTCTGCAAGCTGGTTGCTATAAGAAATGGCGGGATATTAAATGAAAATGACAGCCACTGCCGGGTGACGGATGAGAAAAATCGCCTCAGGATAAATGTTTCCATCCGGCCCAGAAATATCACCGGTCCTGCTATAAATATCAGAAAGCATCCAAAAGAGAGCCCCGGCTTGAAGGAGTTGGAGCAACAGGGCATGATGGATGGAAGGCTAAGGGCATTCTTTGAAGAGCTGGCTTGTTCCAGCGCCAATATTGTGTTCTGCGGAAAAGGTGCTGCAGGCAAGACCACACTTTTGAGGGCGCTGTCCAAATCCTTTGATTCTAAAGAGCGGGTTCTGGTATGCGAATCGGATTCGGAAATCTATCCTGATAACCCCAACTTCATTGTGCAGAGAATAAAGAAGAACAATGAGGGAGGCAAGGCGATAACGTTGAGAGATTTAGTGAAAGACGGCTTGACCATGTCCCTGGACACATATATCATCGGGGAGATTGTAGGGGACGAGGCCTGGGAATTTGTTAAAGCTGGGCTTACAGGGCACAGAATATTGGCAACCACCCACTCCCAGTCTTCGGAGGATGTATTTGACAGACTTATAACTTTGATAAAAAGCGCCAATGTGGATCATACGGAGAAAACTCTGAGGAGGATGCTGGCTTCCAGCATTGATGTGGTAGTGCTTCTGAAAAAATTCAAGGTGGTTGAGGTAATCGAGGTTATTGGCTATGACGAACATAAGGATACTATAAATACAGCCTGCTTGTTTGGTTTCAACATACTTGAGGAAGACGAGGAGAGGATATCGGGAGAATTTGTGCAGCACGGGGAAATCAGTGGCAAACTGGGGAAGAAAATGATGAAAAAGGGGTAA
- a CDS encoding type II secretion system F family protein — protein MKEFIKLLLSDVRLSLIFALLVLLTIVLIMLLIPYIHMSGIKGYLDYGISKMNDIYNEKRLLNQIKKYSKNISIKMSIIDRIELTLIDKSNIRTYIPFVNFYSLAILSAALFIVTFKPVYALLYSLPSTFIICSLCACFPYLVLEIWGRYNSEKVRRQLASFISTLNRWCAVKEDIIYAFEKSTDSGLGEPLRTYIKDAVIQVKRGLDVQEALELLQMKVDSEQFRDFILNIRQSIKHRGDIRKLLTNMEDEFYRLEEEYTRRKISSYRDKFLIYGTMIAVLVVAYFFLKFNPNVMQFYLSTSRGRALITIFSIMYFTAFISSLRISRFDY, from the coding sequence TTGAAAGAGTTCATAAAATTATTATTAAGTGATGTACGTCTTTCATTAATTTTCGCCTTACTGGTTTTATTGACCATAGTGTTGATTATGCTTTTGATACCGTATATACATATGAGCGGCATTAAAGGATACCTGGACTATGGCATCAGCAAAATGAATGATATTTACAATGAGAAAAGGCTGTTAAACCAAATAAAGAAATATTCAAAGAACATAAGCATAAAGATGAGCATCATAGACAGGATTGAGCTCACCTTGATTGACAAATCCAACATCAGAACCTATATACCTTTTGTAAACTTCTATTCTCTGGCAATTCTCTCGGCGGCTCTGTTCATTGTAACTTTCAAACCTGTTTATGCTCTATTGTATTCTCTTCCATCCACGTTCATAATCTGCAGCCTGTGTGCATGCTTTCCATACCTTGTGCTGGAAATATGGGGCAGGTACAATTCAGAAAAGGTGAGAAGGCAGCTTGCCAGTTTTATAAGTACATTGAACCGCTGGTGCGCAGTAAAGGAAGACATAATTTATGCCTTTGAAAAGTCTACGGATTCCGGATTAGGGGAACCTTTGAGAACGTATATAAAAGATGCAGTTATACAGGTTAAAAGGGGCTTGGATGTCCAGGAAGCCCTGGAATTGCTTCAAATGAAGGTGGATAGCGAACAGTTCAGGGATTTCATACTGAATATCAGGCAGAGCATAAAACACCGGGGAGACATCAGGAAGCTGCTTACCAATATGGAGGATGAGTTTTACAGGCTGGAAGAGGAGTATACACGGCGCAAGATATCCTCCTACAGGGACAAATTCCTTATATATGGGACCATGATAGCTGTGCTTGTGGTAGCATACTTTTTCCTGAAATTTAATCCCAACGTCATGCAGTTTTATCTGTCCACCTCCAGGGGAAGGGCGTTGATCACAATATTTTCAATAATGTATTTTACTGCTTTCATATCATCCTTGAGGATTTCAAGATTTGATTACTAA
- the cpaB gene encoding Flp pilus assembly protein CpaB: protein MKRLYMALIVAVAIVALVATEVVIIRSLSNFEPKIPVVYAKRQILPQDEITADMVEIKNVNISYAHKLAVRRLEDVVGQKARVAIESGEMILSSRIGYVDDIPAIELKKAENRLFTVEFKPDQANGWWLLVDQYVDILYVPDEEPTIVVAQASAPQDSQNQARHGYDESKVVRLSNIRVAAIIDERGNLLSNGKRDIVPRYVSFEVDDKQDAFLAYAKSHGRLEISVRPSRK, encoded by the coding sequence ATGAAGCGGCTATATATGGCTTTAATCGTTGCAGTGGCGATAGTGGCGCTTGTGGCAACTGAGGTTGTGATAATCAGGAGTTTATCTAACTTTGAACCAAAAATACCGGTGGTGTATGCTAAAAGGCAAATTTTGCCGCAAGACGAAATAACAGCCGACATGGTGGAAATAAAGAACGTGAATATAAGTTATGCTCATAAACTGGCTGTCAGGAGGTTGGAGGATGTCGTAGGGCAAAAGGCCAGAGTGGCAATAGAAAGCGGCGAGATGATATTATCCAGCAGGATTGGTTATGTGGATGATATTCCGGCTATTGAGCTTAAAAAAGCCGAAAACAGGCTGTTTACAGTAGAATTTAAGCCCGATCAGGCCAATGGATGGTGGCTTCTGGTGGACCAATATGTAGATATACTGTATGTGCCGGACGAAGAACCGACCATTGTCGTGGCACAGGCTTCAGCACCCCAGGATTCCCAGAATCAGGCGCGGCATGGATATGATGAAAGCAAGGTGGTAAGGCTCAGCAACATCCGGGTAGCGGCAATTATAGACGAAAGAGGAAACCTTTTATCCAACGGCAAAAGGGATATTGTGCCTCGGTATGTGAGCTTTGAGGTGGATGACAAGCAGGATGCATTTTTGGCTTATGCAAAAAGCCATGGCAGGCTGGAGATATCTGTGCGGCCATCGAGGAAATAA
- a CDS encoding S-layer homology domain-containing protein: MIKQKKFKVLTGILLIFAILSSLTLNVFAADESSTVTGMRMQPLINELAKMTQEDIDASIAKFTDISKHWGRQEIGKLTKLGILAGVGNNKFDPEGDMSVAAFLKVVVLTLGHKISQPVSGYWAAPYIEQAKKDRLIDEKEYTDYNKPITREQAAKIIYRAATLFRPAVENVGYVNVMRNRVKDYAKIGDAYKDDFMKAYIMGYFVLDNTALCNPKAKLTRAQACTIAIRLLQSDSLPEFEPMEGEYFIDKYGEICYPAGTDEGVKAINFVEKILSKSKGYLDKTIYSTAGIYRFYKNEQERKTDPVTGTDFSLWIKNDINIYPANWIYELNIFDTNETKQYHMEFLKELFKYIFEDKYEDAIKELNAVFSANGKEINKEVKLGDRYISIWGGGSIGGNGYTIAITCRGGLSFEDFKKKHPEW, from the coding sequence ATGATAAAGCAAAAAAAATTCAAGGTATTAACCGGTATATTGCTCATATTTGCAATATTGAGTTCATTGACTTTAAATGTATTTGCTGCAGATGAAAGCAGCACGGTAACAGGTATGCGGATGCAGCCGTTAATAAATGAGCTGGCTAAAATGACCCAGGAAGATATTGATGCCAGCATAGCCAAATTCACTGACATAAGCAAGCACTGGGGAAGGCAGGAAATAGGCAAGCTTACTAAGTTGGGCATCCTTGCCGGTGTGGGCAACAACAAATTTGACCCGGAAGGGGATATGTCGGTGGCAGCCTTTTTAAAGGTGGTAGTATTGACCCTGGGACATAAAATATCTCAGCCGGTGAGCGGCTATTGGGCGGCCCCATATATTGAGCAGGCCAAAAAGGACAGGCTTATCGATGAAAAGGAGTATACCGACTATAACAAGCCTATCACCAGGGAGCAGGCGGCCAAAATCATATACAGGGCGGCAACCTTGTTCCGTCCGGCAGTAGAAAATGTCGGCTATGTAAATGTAATGAGAAACAGGGTAAAGGACTATGCAAAGATAGGGGACGCATACAAGGACGACTTTATGAAAGCATACATAATGGGATATTTTGTGTTGGACAATACAGCCCTTTGCAACCCTAAAGCAAAACTTACCCGTGCCCAGGCTTGCACCATAGCCATAAGGCTTTTGCAGTCAGACTCCCTGCCGGAGTTTGAACCGATGGAAGGCGAATATTTTATAGATAAATACGGTGAGATATGTTATCCGGCTGGCACGGATGAAGGTGTTAAAGCTATAAATTTTGTAGAGAAAATTTTGAGTAAATCTAAAGGGTATTTAGATAAAACCATATATTCAACTGCAGGGATATATAGATTTTATAAGAATGAACAGGAGAGGAAAACAGATCCGGTAACTGGCACAGATTTTAGTCTTTGGATTAAAAACGATATAAATATATATCCCGCAAACTGGATATATGAATTGAACATATTTGACACAAATGAAACAAAGCAGTACCATATGGAATTTTTAAAGGAACTGTTCAAGTATATATTTGAAGACAAATATGAGGATGCTATTAAGGAATTAAATGCCGTGTTTTCAGCCAACGGAAAGGAAATAAATAAGGAAGTAAAGCTGGGTGATAGATATATCAGCATTTGGGGCGGAGGCAGCATAGGAGGAAATGGTTATACAATAGCCATAACATGCAGAGGCGGCCTGTCCTTTGAAGATTTCAAAAAGAAACATCCTGAGTGGTAA